From Candidatus Eisenbacteria bacterium, the proteins below share one genomic window:
- a CDS encoding pitrilysin family protein → MSAMRSAIVFAGALLALGSAADAAPTLVRKLENGAQVAVISDRRLPIVQIQILVPAGTRHEEPLEAGAASVVALLLTRGTSSRTADQIAHDVESLGGTVLGEAARDYATVSGAFRSADLERGLELMADAVINPIFDDRELSVARQELARRVLESRTHLDVVAQEHVWALAMKGHPYAAPLGGSVEAASALTRSRVMGFHRAQYRPDHALIAVAGDVDPEAAFTAAQEAFRSWAGRARTVAPATAPEPRTLSSLQIRLVDVPGAEEAEVRLAVPVSARGARDAGALAVANDLLGGAAGSRLAGPGRVARAYSMLDQQREAGLLILASSARNDSVIASAASLRAELKRFAGSPPPAAEVERSRRILSRAYPLRNETLGAQAATWLTAASLGLGDDYGDRYPTELAAVSPESVQDVARRYFDPDHAVLVVVGSAEALKAGLQSLGAVEVVPVGQPATPIAVSPAMRMDEPDEASIREGRKRADAAVTAHGGIKRLKAIKDSRVESEITLYRGSESISGKQTEMRLEPGRLRTETAFMQLMTVQALHGDTAWTRMTAGENDSTFQEEADGVQAMRRAFSGDVPHLLIMAANPQSRVAFRGQDEIGGVMADIVEVVGQEGTRWVLYLDPKTRRLIGAEDNQGSPLAGSALRRLFGDLRTVQGVLWPHTEERQVNGERTLTLKVTRVQINTGISPAAFLSQAPTKTSPRRR, encoded by the coding sequence ATGAGCGCCATGCGATCCGCGATCGTCTTCGCCGGCGCGCTGCTGGCTCTCGGGAGCGCCGCGGACGCGGCGCCGACACTGGTCCGCAAGCTCGAGAACGGCGCCCAGGTCGCGGTCATCAGCGATCGCCGCCTGCCGATCGTCCAGATCCAGATCCTGGTTCCCGCCGGCACCCGCCACGAGGAGCCGCTGGAAGCCGGCGCGGCATCCGTCGTCGCGCTGCTCCTCACTCGCGGGACCAGCTCGCGCACCGCCGATCAGATCGCGCACGACGTGGAGAGCCTCGGTGGCACGGTGCTGGGAGAGGCGGCGCGCGACTACGCCACCGTGTCCGGCGCGTTCCGTTCGGCCGATCTCGAGCGAGGCCTCGAGCTGATGGCGGACGCGGTGATCAATCCCATCTTCGACGACCGCGAGCTCTCGGTGGCGCGTCAGGAGCTCGCGCGCCGCGTGCTCGAGTCGCGCACCCACCTCGACGTGGTGGCCCAGGAGCACGTGTGGGCGCTGGCGATGAAGGGACACCCTTACGCCGCGCCGCTCGGCGGCTCGGTCGAGGCGGCTTCGGCGCTCACCCGCTCGCGGGTGATGGGCTTCCACCGCGCGCAGTATCGGCCGGACCACGCCTTGATCGCCGTGGCCGGAGATGTCGACCCCGAAGCCGCGTTCACCGCGGCGCAGGAGGCCTTCCGGAGCTGGGCGGGTCGCGCCCGGACGGTGGCGCCGGCCACCGCCCCCGAGCCCCGGACGCTCTCGAGCCTCCAGATCCGGCTGGTGGACGTGCCTGGGGCGGAGGAAGCCGAGGTGCGGCTCGCCGTTCCGGTCTCCGCGCGTGGCGCCCGGGATGCGGGAGCGCTCGCGGTCGCCAACGACCTGCTCGGCGGGGCTGCAGGGTCGCGGCTGGCCGGCCCGGGCCGGGTGGCGCGCGCCTACAGCATGCTCGATCAGCAGCGTGAAGCCGGGCTCCTGATCCTCGCCTCCTCCGCGCGCAACGACTCCGTGATCGCGTCGGCGGCCTCGCTGCGGGCCGAGTTGAAGCGCTTCGCCGGCTCGCCTCCGCCGGCGGCGGAAGTGGAGCGCTCGCGGCGCATCCTGAGCCGCGCCTACCCGCTGCGGAACGAGACGCTCGGCGCGCAGGCTGCCACGTGGCTCACCGCCGCCTCGCTCGGCCTCGGCGACGATTACGGCGACCGCTACCCCACCGAGCTGGCGGCGGTGTCGCCCGAGAGCGTGCAGGACGTGGCGCGCCGGTACTTCGATCCGGATCACGCGGTGCTCGTGGTGGTGGGATCGGCCGAAGCCCTGAAGGCCGGGCTCCAATCGCTGGGCGCCGTCGAGGTCGTCCCCGTGGGGCAGCCCGCGACGCCGATCGCGGTGTCGCCCGCGATGCGGATGGACGAGCCCGACGAGGCGTCGATCCGCGAAGGCCGGAAGCGGGCGGATGCGGCCGTCACCGCACACGGCGGAATCAAACGCCTCAAGGCGATCAAGGACTCCCGGGTAGAGTCCGAGATCACGCTCTATCGCGGCAGCGAGTCGATCAGCGGCAAGCAGACCGAAATGAGGCTCGAGCCCGGAAGGCTCCGCACCGAGACGGCGTTCATGCAGCTCATGACGGTTCAGGCGCTTCATGGCGACACCGCATGGACCCGCATGACCGCGGGCGAGAACGACTCCACCTTCCAGGAGGAGGCGGATGGAGTCCAGGCGATGCGGCGGGCTTTTTCCGGCGACGTCCCGCACCTGCTGATCATGGCCGCGAACCCCCAGTCCCGGGTGGCATTCCGCGGCCAGGACGAGATCGGAGGCGTGATGGCCGACATCGTCGAAGTGGTGGGCCAGGAAGGCACGCGATGGGTGCTCTACCTCGATCCGAAGACCCGACGCCTGATCGGCGCCGAGGACAACCAGGGCTCGCCGCTCGCGGGGTCGGCGCTGAGACGCTTGTTCGGAGACCTCCGCACGGTGCAAGGTGTGTTGTGGCCGCACACCGAGGAGAGACAGGTCAATGGTGAGCGGACGCTCACCCTCAAGGTGACTCGAGTTCAGATCAACACGGGAATCTCGCCGGCCGCTTTCCTGAGCCAGGCCCCCACGAAGACCAGTCCACGCCGGCGCTAG
- a CDS encoding methylated-DNA--[protein]-cysteine S-methyltransferase translates to MNARAMPSRPDMIAAYMSGDTSYDGVFFTAVRTTGIFCRPTCPAKKPRPENVEFFPSTREALLAGYRPCRRCRPMELSGTPPPWLGTLLGEIESDPSRRWRDRDLRALRLEPTRVRRWFLANHGMTFQAYSRARRLASALGQIRGGAGVTEAAFASGYDSLSGFNEAFRNLLGKSPTRTKDAPVLSIARVPSDLGPMVAAADERSLVLFEFADRRMLETQLDVLRRRLGALFAPGSNPVIEQATKEMGEYLAGTRRQFGVPRATPGTDFQRAVWKRLEAIPYGSTVSYAAVARDLGRPAAVRAVAKAVGDNRIAVMVPCHRVVGSNGALTGYGGGLWRKKRLLEIEGVMAAEPAPAFVASYSPRGE, encoded by the coding sequence ATGAACGCGCGAGCGATGCCTTCGCGGCCCGACATGATCGCGGCCTACATGAGCGGCGATACGTCCTACGACGGGGTCTTCTTCACCGCGGTGCGCACCACCGGCATCTTCTGCCGGCCCACCTGTCCGGCGAAGAAGCCTCGTCCCGAGAACGTGGAGTTCTTCCCTTCGACGCGCGAGGCATTGCTCGCCGGTTATCGCCCGTGCCGGCGTTGCCGGCCGATGGAGCTCTCGGGCACGCCGCCACCGTGGCTCGGCACTCTGCTCGGCGAGATCGAGAGCGATCCTTCGCGGCGCTGGCGTGACCGTGATCTGCGTGCGCTTCGGCTCGAGCCGACGCGCGTGCGGCGGTGGTTCCTCGCGAATCACGGCATGACGTTCCAGGCGTACAGCCGCGCGCGGCGTCTGGCGAGCGCGCTGGGACAGATCCGGGGCGGCGCCGGCGTGACCGAGGCGGCCTTCGCGAGCGGCTACGATTCGCTGAGCGGGTTCAACGAGGCCTTCCGCAACCTGCTCGGAAAGAGTCCGACCCGCACCAAGGACGCGCCCGTCCTGTCGATCGCGCGCGTGCCCAGCGACCTCGGGCCGATGGTGGCGGCCGCGGACGAGCGCTCGCTCGTGCTCTTCGAGTTCGCGGACCGCCGCATGCTGGAGACTCAGCTCGATGTCCTGCGCCGCCGTCTGGGGGCTTTGTTCGCTCCGGGGAGCAACCCCGTGATCGAGCAGGCGACGAAGGAGATGGGCGAGTACCTCGCGGGCACCCGGCGGCAGTTCGGGGTTCCACGGGCAACGCCCGGCACCGACTTCCAGCGTGCGGTGTGGAAGCGGCTCGAAGCCATTCCCTACGGCTCGACCGTGAGCTACGCGGCGGTCGCGCGCGACCTCGGCCGTCCCGCGGCGGTGCGCGCCGTCGCCAAGGCCGTCGGCGACAATCGCATCGCGGTCATGGTGCCCTGTCATCGCGTGGTGGGATCGAACGGCGCGCTCACCGGCTACGGCGGCGGGCTGTGGCGGAAGAAGCGGCTGCTGGAGATCGAAGGCGTGATGGCCGCAGAGCCGGCCCCTGCCTTTGTCGCGTCCTACTCTCCCCGGGGAGAGTAA
- a CDS encoding CDP-alcohol phosphatidyltransferase family protein: MFIEEYLQDLRRERFSPRAFGVYLQRVAARARDAMVANPGAVRSVWSMGLAFFAAAFLAAVQIALRYDRHLAYDFFLQTSLWILPAFAFVSLNIEHLRDREGFALSALNLPTALTLLRVVLVPGIALFLVERHIALALAVFLIAALSDVADGWLARRWKQETKLGRALDPVVDIVFNLAMFFALMAAGLLPVWVFAMAALRYGILLIGGASLYLFVGPLRIQPTPFGRATGVVMASLLALHLYLHATQGRFAMRIVPLTEAALGMLMLATVIQVVVMGWYNLKLLRGEARARGRVVGDVRWGAP; the protein is encoded by the coding sequence ATGTTCATCGAGGAGTACCTTCAGGACCTGCGGCGCGAGCGCTTTTCTCCTCGCGCCTTCGGGGTGTATCTGCAGCGCGTCGCCGCTCGCGCGCGCGACGCCATGGTGGCCAACCCCGGCGCCGTGCGCTCCGTGTGGAGCATGGGTCTGGCCTTCTTCGCGGCGGCCTTCCTGGCGGCAGTCCAGATCGCGCTTCGCTACGACCGCCATCTCGCTTACGACTTCTTCCTGCAGACCTCGCTGTGGATCCTGCCGGCATTTGCCTTCGTCTCGCTCAACATCGAGCATCTGCGCGACCGGGAGGGCTTCGCGCTCTCCGCGCTCAACCTGCCCACGGCGCTCACGCTGCTGCGCGTCGTGCTGGTTCCCGGCATCGCCCTGTTCCTGGTCGAGCGCCATATCGCACTCGCGCTGGCCGTGTTCCTGATCGCCGCGCTCTCCGACGTGGCCGACGGATGGCTCGCGCGGCGGTGGAAGCAGGAGACCAAGCTCGGCCGCGCGCTCGATCCGGTCGTCGACATCGTGTTCAACCTGGCGATGTTCTTCGCCCTCATGGCGGCCGGCCTGCTGCCGGTCTGGGTGTTCGCGATGGCGGCGCTGCGCTATGGCATCCTGTTGATCGGTGGCGCGAGCCTCTATCTGTTCGTCGGTCCGCTCCGCATCCAGCCGACCCCGTTCGGACGCGCCACCGGCGTGGTGATGGCGTCACTGCTGGCGCTGCACCTGTACCTCCACGCCACCCAGGGGCGATTCGCCATGCGGATCGTGCCGCTCACCGAGGCGGCTCTCGGCATGCTGATGCTCGCGACCGTCATCCAGGTGGTGGTCATGGGCTGGTACAACCTCAAGCTCCTGCGAGGCGAGGCGCGGGCTCGCGGCCGCGTCGTGGGCGACGTGCGCTGGGGCGCTCCATGA
- a CDS encoding DUF4388 domain-containing protein, whose amino-acid sequence MSESLRGELSHFFPAEILQLLSLAQATGRLDLERQGERAEIFVERGQPVFARTTGPTVKVGQVLVHRGAVSLETLEGVLQSSPSRPGQRLGGLLMSAGVATPDQVHSAVRETLRRVLYGLLLWREGTFAFQSGEQALGEDIHLELDLDRLILEGLRQADESRRGS is encoded by the coding sequence ATGAGCGAGAGCCTGCGCGGAGAGCTCAGCCACTTCTTTCCCGCCGAGATCCTTCAGCTCCTGTCGCTCGCGCAGGCCACCGGCCGGCTCGATCTCGAGCGTCAAGGAGAGCGCGCCGAGATCTTCGTCGAGCGCGGCCAGCCGGTGTTCGCGCGGACCACCGGACCCACCGTCAAAGTCGGACAGGTTCTGGTCCATCGTGGAGCGGTCTCGCTCGAGACCCTCGAAGGGGTTCTGCAGAGCTCACCATCGAGGCCCGGCCAGCGTCTGGGAGGGCTTCTTATGTCCGCCGGCGTGGCGACCCCGGATCAAGTCCACAGCGCCGTGCGCGAGACACTGCGCCGCGTGCTCTACGGGCTCCTGCTGTGGCGCGAAGGGACGTTCGCGTTCCAGTCGGGGGAGCAGGCGCTCGGCGAGGACATCCATCTCGAGCTCGACCTCGACCGCCTGATCCTCGAGGGCTTGCGGCAGGCCGACGAGAGTCGCCGCGGCAGCTGA
- a CDS encoding CBS domain-containing protein, with amino-acid sequence MRLDECMTKGVECIRPDATLQEAARKMRDLDVGTLPVCDDDARPMGVVTDRDITVRAVADGENPTAARVRGTMTQDVVYCYEDQAVDDAARLMEDRQIRRVLVLDRDQKLAGILSLGDLAVSGSKERELAAEALEAISTSTPRE; translated from the coding sequence ATGCGACTCGATGAATGCATGACCAAGGGCGTGGAATGCATCCGCCCGGACGCGACGCTTCAGGAGGCCGCGCGCAAGATGCGCGACTTGGACGTGGGCACGCTGCCGGTCTGCGACGACGACGCGCGGCCGATGGGGGTGGTCACCGACCGGGACATCACGGTTCGGGCCGTGGCGGATGGCGAGAATCCGACCGCAGCCAGGGTGCGGGGCACGATGACCCAGGACGTCGTCTACTGTTACGAGGATCAGGCGGTCGACGACGCCGCGCGCCTCATGGAAGATCGACAGATCCGCCGCGTGCTGGTCCTCGACCGTGACCAGAAGCTGGCCGGCATTCTCTCTCTGGGGGACCTTGCGGTGTCCGGCAGCAAGGAGCGCGAGCTGGCCGCCGAGGCGTTGGAAGCCATCTCGACGTCGACGCCGCGCGAGTAA
- the ppdK gene encoding pyruvate, phosphate dikinase: protein MTESQVVTSDTYVYFFGEGRADGNAKMRDLLGGKGAGLAEMSNAGVPVPPGFTITTEVCRHYYEHGRKLPPRFDDQQEAALERLQNVMGKRLGDPRDPLLVSVRSGAKFSMPGMMDTVLNLGLNDRSSQGLAERSGDARFALDCYRRFIQMFGSVVLGLEKSEFEDHLHALKKRRRVESDLELGLEDLTLLVRDFRELVRRRAGRDFPQNPLEQLAMARDAVFRSWNNERAVYYRRQNGIPDDIGTAVNVQAMVFGNLGPTSGTGVGFTRNPATGENHFYGEYLVNAQGEDVVAGVRTPEPIRVLGERMPDVYAQLRDITSRLEKHYRDVQDFEFTVQEGKLFLLQTRTAKRTAQAAVKIAVDMASEGLISRHEAVMRVEPSSLDQLLHPRIDPKAKAQIVAQGLAASPGAAAGRAVFDADDAAERGDKEKVILVRRETTPDDIHGMDAAQGILTSTGGLTSHAAVVARGMGKPCVCGASQVVVDTKARRFSAGGVQVKEGDWVTIDGGTGRVMLGQVPTLEAVVSGEFATFMSWADESRRLKVRANADIPRDAKKAREFGAEGIGLCRTEHMFFAEERLPHVVDMIMAAPQVKAIEARRAAIEKDLQAASPGEAKALKADLARIDKELAEPSKRYRGALAKLLPFQRADFRGLFKAMDGYPVTIRTLDPPLHEFLPKRENLMAEVAVLNAEWERSKKRARKAAKPAKLARLEKLLHRVEELHEFNPMLGHRGCRLGITYPEITAMQARAIFEAACDAAKDGARAIPEIMIPLVGHVNELKDQAAVVRRVAEEVMERRGTRVEYLVGTMIEVPRAAVSAAGIAEEAEFFSFGTNDLTQMAFGFSRDDAGKFLGEYVARKILPSDPFVSIDEEGVGHLMEWAVKEGRSRRKQLKVGICGEHGGDPSSVEFCHRTNLDYVSCSPFRVPIARLAAAQAALRGKAAGSDQR, encoded by the coding sequence ATGACCGAATCTCAGGTGGTCACGTCCGACACGTACGTCTACTTTTTCGGGGAAGGCCGCGCGGACGGCAACGCGAAGATGCGCGACCTCCTCGGCGGCAAGGGCGCGGGCCTGGCGGAGATGTCGAACGCCGGAGTGCCGGTGCCTCCCGGCTTCACCATCACCACCGAGGTGTGCCGCCACTACTACGAGCACGGCAGGAAGCTCCCCCCGCGGTTCGACGATCAGCAGGAGGCCGCGCTCGAGCGCCTGCAGAACGTGATGGGCAAGCGCCTGGGCGATCCCCGGGATCCGCTGCTGGTGTCGGTGAGGTCGGGCGCCAAGTTCTCGATGCCGGGCATGATGGACACGGTGCTCAACCTCGGGCTCAACGACCGCTCGAGCCAGGGGCTCGCAGAGCGCTCGGGGGATGCGCGTTTCGCGCTCGACTGCTACCGGCGCTTCATCCAGATGTTCGGCTCGGTGGTGCTCGGGCTCGAGAAGAGCGAGTTCGAGGACCATCTCCACGCCCTCAAGAAGCGACGCCGGGTCGAAAGCGATCTCGAGCTCGGCCTGGAAGACCTCACCCTGTTGGTGCGCGACTTTCGTGAGCTGGTGCGGCGCCGCGCCGGACGCGACTTCCCGCAGAACCCGCTCGAGCAGCTCGCCATGGCGCGCGACGCGGTGTTCCGCTCGTGGAACAACGAGCGAGCCGTCTACTACCGCCGGCAGAACGGGATCCCCGACGACATCGGCACCGCGGTGAACGTCCAGGCCATGGTGTTCGGCAACCTCGGGCCGACGTCGGGAACGGGGGTCGGTTTCACCCGGAACCCGGCCACCGGCGAGAACCACTTCTACGGCGAGTACCTGGTCAACGCGCAGGGCGAAGACGTGGTCGCCGGCGTCCGGACGCCCGAGCCGATTCGGGTGCTCGGCGAGCGCATGCCCGACGTCTACGCGCAGCTGCGCGACATCACCAGCCGGCTCGAGAAGCATTACCGCGACGTCCAGGACTTCGAGTTCACGGTTCAGGAGGGCAAGCTCTTCCTGCTCCAGACCCGCACCGCCAAACGCACCGCGCAGGCGGCGGTCAAGATCGCGGTGGACATGGCGAGCGAAGGGCTGATCAGCCGACACGAGGCGGTCATGCGAGTCGAGCCGTCCTCGCTCGACCAGCTCCTTCACCCGCGGATCGATCCCAAGGCCAAGGCCCAGATCGTGGCCCAGGGGCTCGCGGCCTCTCCCGGAGCCGCGGCAGGACGCGCGGTGTTCGACGCCGACGATGCCGCGGAGCGCGGGGACAAGGAGAAGGTCATTCTGGTGCGCCGGGAGACCACGCCCGACGACATCCATGGGATGGATGCCGCGCAAGGCATCCTGACATCGACCGGCGGTCTCACCAGCCACGCGGCGGTGGTGGCGCGCGGGATGGGCAAGCCGTGCGTGTGCGGGGCCTCGCAGGTGGTCGTCGACACCAAGGCGCGACGATTCTCGGCCGGCGGCGTGCAGGTCAAGGAAGGTGACTGGGTCACGATCGACGGCGGCACCGGACGGGTGATGCTCGGCCAGGTCCCGACACTCGAGGCCGTGGTGAGCGGGGAGTTCGCCACCTTCATGAGCTGGGCCGACGAATCGCGCCGGCTCAAGGTGCGGGCGAACGCCGACATCCCGCGCGACGCCAAGAAGGCGCGCGAGTTCGGCGCCGAGGGCATCGGGCTGTGCCGCACCGAGCACATGTTCTTCGCCGAGGAGCGGCTGCCGCACGTGGTCGACATGATCATGGCCGCGCCCCAGGTCAAGGCCATCGAGGCGCGGCGCGCCGCGATCGAGAAAGACCTGCAGGCCGCCTCCCCAGGCGAGGCCAAGGCGCTCAAGGCGGACCTCGCCCGGATCGACAAGGAGCTGGCGGAGCCTTCCAAGCGCTACCGCGGCGCGCTCGCGAAGCTGCTGCCCTTCCAGCGCGCCGACTTCCGCGGCTTGTTCAAGGCCATGGACGGGTATCCGGTCACCATCCGCACGCTCGATCCGCCGCTTCACGAGTTCCTGCCCAAGCGCGAAAACCTGATGGCCGAGGTGGCGGTGCTCAACGCCGAGTGGGAGCGGAGCAAGAAGCGCGCGCGCAAGGCCGCCAAGCCGGCGAAGCTCGCCCGCCTGGAGAAGCTGCTCCACCGGGTCGAGGAGCTGCACGAGTTCAACCCGATGCTCGGCCATCGTGGCTGCCGGCTCGGCATCACCTATCCCGAGATCACCGCGATGCAGGCGCGCGCGATCTTCGAAGCGGCGTGCGACGCCGCGAAGGACGGCGCGCGGGCGATCCCCGAGATCATGATTCCGCTGGTCGGCCACGTGAACGAGCTCAAGGATCAGGCCGCCGTCGTGCGCCGCGTGGCCGAGGAGGTCATGGAGCGCCGGGGCACGCGAGTCGAGTACCTGGTCGGCACCATGATCGAGGTGCCGCGCGCCGCGGTGTCGGCCGCGGGGATCGCCGAGGAGGCGGAGTTCTTCTCGTTCGGCACCAACGATCTCACGCAGATGGCCTTCGGCTTCTCGCGCGACGACGCCGGCAAGTTCCTCGGCGAGTACGTGGCGCGAAAGATCCTGCCCAGCGATCCCTTCGTCTCGATCGACGAGGAGGGCGTCGGCCACCTGATGGAATGGGCGGTCAAGGAGGGCCGGTCGAGGCGCAAGCAGCTCAAGGTCGGCATCTGTGGAGAGCATGGCGGCGATCCTTCGAGCGTCGAGTTCTGCCACCGCACGAACCTCGACTACGTCTCGTGCTCGCCGTTCCGCGTGCCGATCGCCCGCCTCGCGGCGGCTCAGGCCGCGCTGCGCGGCAAGGCCGCGGGGAGCGATCAGCGGTGA
- a CDS encoding class I SAM-dependent methyltransferase — protein MPTSQHWQIPHVLQVIAEEQPATLLDVGAGYGKFGCLAREYASPSRVDAVDANPPRFAQYDHVYLGDLRQLASLLPADAPRYDLALFIDVIEHFEKAEGYRVLDELTRRARRVVVATPLGFRPQEIPGMPFETHRSGWWPWDFGRYRLHHWRVFPGHLTRRLGLPRLWQLLVVVEARTSV, from the coding sequence GTGCCGACCTCGCAGCATTGGCAGATTCCCCACGTGCTCCAGGTCATTGCCGAGGAGCAGCCCGCCACGTTGCTGGACGTGGGCGCGGGATACGGGAAGTTCGGCTGCCTGGCCCGCGAGTACGCCTCCCCCTCACGCGTCGACGCCGTCGACGCCAATCCTCCTCGCTTCGCGCAATACGATCACGTCTATCTCGGCGACCTTCGCCAGCTCGCCAGCCTGCTGCCGGCCGACGCGCCGCGCTACGACCTGGCGCTCTTCATCGACGTGATCGAGCACTTCGAGAAGGCCGAAGGATATCGGGTGCTGGACGAGCTCACGCGGCGGGCTCGGCGCGTGGTCGTGGCGACGCCGCTGGGCTTCCGTCCCCAGGAGATTCCGGGCATGCCGTTCGAGACCCATCGCTCCGGATGGTGGCCGTGGGACTTCGGCCGCTACCGCCTCCACCACTGGCGCGTCTTCCCCGGTCATCTCACCCGGCGTCTGGGCCTGCCCCGGCTCTGGCAGCTCCTGGTCGTCGTCGAGGCCAGGACCTCGGTCTGA